A genome region from Ottowia testudinis includes the following:
- the rpsU gene encoding 30S ribosomal protein S21, which yields MTTIRVKENEPFDVALRRFKRTIEKLGLLTELRAREFYEKPTAERKRKKAAAVKRHYKRVRSQQLPKKMY from the coding sequence ATGACGACCATCCGTGTAAAAGAGAACGAGCCGTTTGACGTGGCGCTGCGCCGCTTCAAGCGCACCATCGAAAAGCTGGGCCTGCTGACCGAGCTGCGCGCCCGCGAGTTCTACGAAAAGCCGACCGCCGAGCGCAAGCGCAAGAAGGCCGCCGCCGTCAAGCGCCACTACAAGCGCGTGCGCAGCCAGCAACTGCCGAAGAAGATGTACTGA
- a CDS encoding NAD(P)/FAD-dependent oxidoreductase: MSTFDAIILGAGAAGLFCAARAGQRGLRVLLIDHADEVAEKIRISGGGRANFTNRDLDPAAPQRHFLSANPHFCRSALARFAPRDFIGLLQRRGVGFHEKHKGQLFCDRSAEDLIGLLLAECEAAAAHGGRVERWQPCRVRGVRFQAESGSSAQQTSASSYSIDSDQGTVSAPALVVATGGLSIPKIGATDLGQRLARQFGLTVTGLRPGLVPLTFDGAAWAPYAQLAGLALPVAISTGAKKQRITFHEDLLFTHRGLSGPAVLQISSYWQPGTPIEIDLTQGVDLLAELAAAKARGTRKLIAGVLAAWLPQRLADAWARQDPAWQRPIAEASDKALTQLAERLSCWQLTPTGTEGYKKAEVTVGGVDTRELSSQTMEAKAQPGLYFIGEVVDVTGWLGGYNFQWAWASAAACAEALAARRAA; this comes from the coding sequence ATGTCCACCTTCGACGCCATCATCCTGGGCGCCGGCGCCGCCGGCTTGTTCTGCGCCGCGCGCGCCGGGCAGCGGGGCTTGCGCGTGCTGCTGATCGACCATGCGGACGAGGTGGCGGAGAAAATTCGCATCTCGGGCGGTGGGCGCGCCAATTTCACCAACCGTGATCTCGATCCGGCCGCGCCGCAGCGGCATTTCTTGAGCGCCAACCCGCACTTCTGCCGCTCGGCGCTGGCGCGCTTTGCGCCGCGGGATTTCATCGGCCTGCTGCAGCGGCGGGGGGTGGGCTTTCATGAAAAGCACAAGGGCCAACTGTTTTGCGACCGCTCGGCCGAGGACTTGATTGGCCTGCTGCTGGCCGAATGCGAGGCCGCCGCGGCGCACGGCGGGCGCGTGGAGCGCTGGCAACCGTGCCGCGTGCGTGGTGTGCGATTTCAAGCCGAATCAGGCTCTAGCGCTCAACAGACAAGCGCAAGCAGCTACTCTATTGATAGTGATCAGGGCACTGTATCAGCGCCCGCGCTGGTCGTCGCCACCGGCGGCCTCTCGATCCCCAAGATCGGCGCCACCGACCTGGGCCAGCGGCTGGCGCGGCAGTTCGGCCTCACGGTGACCGGGTTGCGCCCGGGCCTGGTGCCGCTGACCTTCGACGGCGCGGCCTGGGCGCCATATGCGCAACTGGCGGGACTGGCGCTGCCGGTGGCCATCAGCACCGGGGCCAAGAAGCAGCGCATCACGTTTCATGAAGACCTGCTGTTCACGCACCGTGGTCTCTCGGGGCCGGCGGTGTTGCAGATTTCAAGCTATTGGCAGCCGGGCACGCCGATCGAGATCGACTTGACGCAGGGCGTCGACTTGCTGGCCGAACTGGCGGCCGCCAAGGCGCGCGGCACGCGCAAGCTGATCGCCGGCGTTCTGGCAGCGTGGCTGCCGCAGCGCCTGGCGGATGCGTGGGCACGGCAAGACCCCGCCTGGCAGCGCCCCATCGCCGAAGCCAGCGACAAGGCGCTGACGCAGCTGGCAGAGCGCCTGTCGTGCTGGCAGCTCACCCCCACCGGCACCGAGGGCTACAAGAAGGCCGAAGTCACCGTGGGCGGTGTCGACACGCGCGAGCTGTCTTCGCAGACCATGGAGGCCAAGGCGCAGCCGGGCCTGTATTTCATCGGCGAGGTGGTGGATGTGACCGGCTGGCTGGGCGGCTACAACTTCCAGTGGGCCTGGGCCAGCGCCGCCGCCTGTGCGGAGGCACTGGCGGCGCGGCGTGCGGCGTGA